In uncultured Fibrobacter sp., the genomic window GAGCGGTTCACCTTTTCGATAGCGTCCACACCACCGAATTCCTTGAGCCACTTGAGGGTGCGGTTCATCACGTACACGGCGAATACCGGAGGAGTGTTGAACATGTTGGCAGCGTCAATGTGAGTCTGGAAGTTGAGCATGGTCGGGATGGTGCGGTTCACCTTGCCGAGGAGGCCCTTCTTGATGATGGTAACAGTCACGCCAGCGCAGCTGATGTTCTTCTGAGCGCCACCGTACACAACGCCGAAGTCAGACACGTTGATCTTACGAGCGAGGAAGTCGGAGCTCACGTCAGCCATGAGGAAGCCGGACTTCGGCTTCGGGAAGTTGTGCCATTCGGTACCGTAGATGGTGTTGTTGGCAGTCACGTGGAGGTACGTGGCGTTGTCGGAAAGCTTCAGGTTCTTGTCGATGCGGCTGTAAGTTTCGGACTTGGTGTCGCAAGCGGCGAGAGCGTTACCGAACTGCTTGGCTTCCTTGTAAGCCTTGTTTGCCCAAACGCCAGTCAGAGCGTAGTCTGCCGTAGCGTCCTGGTCAAGGAAGTTCATCGGGAGCATGCAGAACAGAAGGGAGCAACCACCACCGAGGAAAACGATGTCGTAGTCTTCAGGGATGCCCATCAATTCGCGGAGGTACTGTTCCGTCTGGGCGAACATGTTTTCAATCGGCTTTGAACGGTGACTCATGGAGAGAATGCTGATGCCGCTGTTTTCGAAGTCGATGCATGCAGCAGATGCTTCCTTGAGTGCCTGTTCGGGCAGGACAGACGGTCCTGCGCTAAAGTTATAGACTTTATTTGCCATGGTTGTGTTCCTTTTTGTTTTGCCCCGCATGGTTTACGGGGACTCTTAAATTACGCGCGTAAAAATAGCAAAATACGGCTTTTTCGGCTACTGTTTTTTGATGTGAGATAAAACTCTTATGATGAACTGCAATGGGAATGCGATGGAACGCAAAAAGAAAATGGCAGACTTTCGTCTGCCATAAAAAATGTTTCTGAACTCAGCAATCCGAATTCGGAATGGGGTTACACGCCAAGGGCTTCGATTGCCGCCTGGTACTTCTTGAGGCGGAACTTGGTCTTGAGTTCACGGCGTTCCTGACGCTTGATGTACTTGTCTTCCAAAAGCACGTTCAAAATGGCGCTCTTGGCCTTGGCCATCAGCGGGTCGTTCTTGAGGGTGCCCATGAACTTCACGAATTCCTTTTCGCGGGCTTCGTAGTTAGCTTCTTCGGCGGGGACGCCTTCGGCCATCAGCTTGCAGCTGTATTCGTCGATCCAGCCCTGGTTCTTGTGGTAAGTCATCTTCTGGATCTTTTCGACCATGTCGGCCGGAACGCCCATGGCGATCACTTCTTCAGGGGTTTTCTTGGTCGTATCGGTAATCAAGTCCTGCAAAATGGCGAGTGTCTGAACCTCTTCGGATTCACCCTTGTTTTTGAGGTAATCTGCGACATTCTGCAGAAAATCAATGTAGGGGCCGCCGGCCTTGTCCATCTGGTTCTTGTGGACGTCGGCTGCAATTTTGTAGGCTTCAGCGTAAGAAAGCATAATGATCCTTTTTAAAAACTTTGGGGTGCTACACCGGCACCATAGTCTCAATATATATAAACAAATCTTGTAAAAGTGTCACGTTTTTGTCAAATATCCAAAAAGTGAGCTTTTTTTGTTGTTTTTTGAGCTAGGTGCCGGAATAAAGCTCTTATTTGTTGTTCGCACGAATCAGGTTGAGGGCGGAACCTGCCTTGAACCATGCCCACTGCTGTTCGTTGTAGGTGTGGCTCAGGGCGATGTTGTCCACCGAGCCGTCCTTGTGGTGGGCGACGAGCGTGAACTCGGAACCCGGAGCGAACTTGGTGAGGCCCACGATGTCGAACACGTCCTGTTCCTGGATCTTGTCGTAGTCGGCAGCGTTCTTGAAGGTGAGGGCGAGCATGCCCTGCTTCTTGAGGTTCGTTTCGTGGATGCGGGCGAAGCTCTTCA contains:
- the serC gene encoding 3-phosphoserine/phosphohydroxythreonine transaminase codes for the protein MANKVYNFSAGPSVLPEQALKEASAACIDFENSGISILSMSHRSKPIENMFAQTEQYLRELMGIPEDYDIVFLGGGCSLLFCMLPMNFLDQDATADYALTGVWANKAYKEAKQFGNALAACDTKSETYSRIDKNLKLSDNATYLHVTANNTIYGTEWHNFPKPKSGFLMADVSSDFLARKINVSDFGVVYGGAQKNISCAGVTVTIIKKGLLGKVNRTIPTMLNFQTHIDAANMFNTPPVFAVYVMNRTLKWLKEFGGVDAIEKVNRSKAALLYSALDNSKVFVGTAAKEDRSIMNVPFVFNKDVVAADKADDLAKEFLEFAKARGLQQLKGHRSVGGFRASIYNAMPVEGVQALVDCLGDFEKKVLG